The following proteins come from a genomic window of Brevibacillus antibioticus:
- a CDS encoding ABC transporter substrate-binding protein, protein MARSGFMKTGWISLITAAMITVTGCGWTGDQAVATVTTDQPAQATAAPSEAPPRTETRVVTDGFGEVEIPTNPKRISALYREDYLVALGVTPIVQYYNPMWGKQDYLKLEVPLFDVTGSIEAMLVSEPDLIIGAGEVDAAQYALYSKVAPTFRLPDDVLADSRKTLTLIAELLGLSDKAEQVLADYEARIVDVKAKLNAAIGDEKLVVLRMNVVDKSINIFGIHNTFVGQILYEDLGLKAPGFAEAMTKGNIVLSKEVIPELDADHIILLPSNGTWEDESNMKALEEMKADPLWQTVPAFKNGHVYPVERSYWQTGAITANGLKMDDLLRLLAS, encoded by the coding sequence ATGGCAAGATCGGGATTTATGAAAACAGGATGGATATCGCTTATAACGGCAGCAATGATTACGGTGACAGGTTGCGGCTGGACAGGCGATCAAGCTGTGGCCACGGTGACTACCGATCAGCCTGCACAGGCAACGGCAGCGCCAAGCGAAGCTCCGCCTCGGACGGAAACGCGCGTCGTAACCGATGGCTTCGGAGAGGTAGAGATTCCGACAAATCCAAAGCGAATCTCAGCTCTTTATCGTGAAGATTATTTGGTTGCGCTTGGGGTAACGCCTATTGTGCAATATTATAACCCAATGTGGGGCAAGCAGGATTATTTGAAGCTGGAAGTGCCGTTGTTCGACGTGACCGGCAGCATCGAAGCCATGCTTGTGTCCGAGCCGGACTTGATCATTGGCGCCGGAGAGGTCGATGCAGCACAATACGCGCTCTATTCCAAGGTTGCGCCGACGTTCCGCTTGCCGGACGACGTACTTGCGGATTCGCGCAAAACATTGACCTTAATCGCCGAATTGCTTGGTCTCAGCGACAAGGCGGAGCAGGTGCTTGCCGATTACGAAGCCCGTATTGTCGATGTGAAGGCGAAGCTGAACGCGGCGATCGGCGATGAGAAGCTTGTTGTTCTGCGGATGAACGTCGTAGATAAATCGATTAATATTTTTGGCATTCATAACACGTTTGTCGGACAAATCTTGTATGAGGATCTTGGGCTGAAGGCGCCAGGGTTCGCCGAGGCGATGACGAAGGGCAATATCGTCTTGTCGAAGGAGGTCATTCCGGAGCTTGACGCGGACCATATTATTTTGCTTCCGTCCAACGGGACGTGGGAGGATGAGAGCAACATGAAAGCACTTGAGGAAATGAAGGCAGATCCGTTATGGCAGACCGTTCCTGCATTTAAGAACGGCCATGTATATCCCGTAGAGAGATCATATTGGCAGACGGGAGCCATTACGGCCAACGGGTTGAAGATGGATGATTTACTTCGATTACTGGCTTCTTAG
- a CDS encoding CAP domain-containing protein, whose product MKRLGTIAIATLGLGFVLSGFSNTASAATTCPQYGYQPYMQPVQPQMQAPYAAPANQQQPAQQPVKQAHQQVDASSVGKQVTDLVNQERAKAGLKPVELDASLNKVAQAKAADMSNNNYFDHTSPTYGSPFDMMKQFGVSSMTAGENIAMGQRTAEEVMNQWMNSEGHRQNIMNPSFTKIGVGFVNGYWVQEFIG is encoded by the coding sequence ATGAAACGCCTCGGTACTATTGCAATCGCGACATTGGGATTGGGATTTGTTCTCTCCGGCTTTTCTAACACAGCTTCTGCCGCTACCACATGTCCGCAATACGGGTATCAACCATATATGCAACCTGTCCAACCGCAAATGCAAGCACCTTACGCAGCACCAGCGAATCAACAGCAGCCAGCTCAACAGCCAGTAAAACAAGCTCACCAACAAGTGGATGCTTCCTCTGTTGGGAAGCAAGTAACCGATTTGGTAAACCAAGAGCGTGCAAAAGCAGGTCTGAAGCCAGTGGAACTGGATGCTTCCCTGAACAAAGTTGCACAAGCAAAAGCGGCTGATATGTCCAACAACAACTACTTTGACCATACAAGCCCTACGTATGGCTCTCCATTTGACATGATGAAACAATTCGGAGTATCTTCTATGACCGCGGGTGAGAACATCGCCATGGGTCAACGCACCGCTGAGGAAGTCATGAACCAATGGATGAACAGTGAAGGACACCGTCAAAACATCATGAATCCTTCCTTCACCAAAATCGGTGTAGGCTTTGTGAATGGATACTGGGTACAAGAATTCATCGGATAA
- a CDS encoding sensor histidine kinase, whose amino-acid sequence MAKGRHSFRFKMLGLLGFGMLLAGIVTYLLYKVLQFYYRVGVKYEDPLAQVRYFIREMGDINFFLIVFAPIAILFFYLLTKRYAGYFREISTGIHYLASGDFTRHVHIPSNDEFAEIAKDINTASEMLQKAVERGDFAENSKDQLVLNLAHDLRTPLTSVLGYLDLVLRDEQMPQQQMRHYATIAFTKSQRLEKLIDELFEITRMNYGMVNIEQKVIDLSELLVQLNEELYPSFEKNELVGRCTVAAQLVIVGDGELLARVFENILTNAIRYGGDGQFIDLNAYHEGDEVVVQIMNYGDQIPEEALPHIFEMFFTGDKARTHQGGGTGLGLFIAKNIVEKHRGTISVQSDLIRTCFEVRLPCG is encoded by the coding sequence ATGGCGAAGGGGAGACATAGCTTTCGTTTCAAAATGCTTGGGCTTCTTGGGTTTGGCATGCTTCTGGCCGGTATCGTAACCTATCTGCTCTATAAAGTACTCCAGTTTTACTATCGGGTGGGGGTTAAGTACGAAGATCCGCTCGCCCAGGTTCGTTATTTCATCAGGGAGATGGGGGATATCAATTTCTTTTTGATTGTCTTTGCTCCCATTGCGATCTTGTTTTTCTATCTTCTAACCAAACGGTATGCTGGCTACTTTCGGGAGATTTCTACGGGCATTCATTATCTCGCGAGTGGAGACTTTACACGGCATGTCCATATTCCATCCAATGATGAGTTTGCAGAAATCGCCAAGGATATTAATACAGCAAGCGAAATGCTGCAAAAGGCGGTAGAAAGAGGAGATTTCGCCGAAAACAGCAAGGATCAGCTTGTTTTGAATCTGGCGCATGATTTGCGTACACCACTGACATCTGTTCTGGGTTATTTAGATTTAGTTTTACGAGACGAGCAGATGCCACAACAACAAATGCGGCATTATGCGACGATTGCTTTTACCAAGTCACAACGATTGGAAAAGCTGATCGATGAGCTCTTCGAAATTACGAGAATGAATTACGGCATGGTCAACATCGAGCAAAAGGTCATTGATTTGAGTGAATTGCTAGTCCAGTTAAATGAAGAGCTGTATCCTTCCTTTGAGAAAAATGAGCTCGTCGGGAGGTGTACGGTTGCTGCCCAATTAGTGATCGTGGGAGATGGGGAGCTGCTGGCACGCGTATTTGAGAACATCCTGACCAACGCGATACGCTACGGGGGCGATGGTCAATTTATCGATTTGAACGCTTATCATGAGGGCGATGAAGTGGTTGTACAAATCATGAATTACGGCGACCAGATACCTGAGGAGGCGCTGCCGCATATTTTTGAAATGTTTTTTACGGGTGACAAAGCGCGAACGCATCAAGGGGGAGGAACAGGACTCGGCCTGTTTATTGCTAAAAATATCGTCGAGAAGCATCGGGGAACGATTTCTGTCCAAAGTGATTTGATTCGAACATGCTTTGAGGTCAGGTTGCCGTGTGGATGA
- the vanT gene encoding serine racemase VanT catalytic subunit, with protein sequence MNAGSEKQYGGLDRFRIMAAILVIAIHTSPLLSTSEWADFTLTRIIARVAVPFFFMCTGFFFMQKLGTDHSRNAYLLKQFLWKVGKLYLLSILLYLPVNVYAGYFTEQLTVFSVVKDLLFNGTLYHLWYFPAIMLGVCISTFLYTRLSAWKTFWVTMLLYVIGLLGDSYFGFAQMNPYVDSIYQSMFTLFDYTRNGIFFAPVFVVMGGMIANNRRRKKKKVAPYAIGLGLFGSMLVMEGLLLHAYQLQRHDSMYIFLIPCMYFLFQLLLFWKGRNRPTLRKLSLYVYVLHPLCIVLIRGAAKVTGLTQLLVENSLVHFTLVTVLSFVLSVLSMKVIQRFRGGKPDQSERAWADIHLPHLQHNLREIQRVLPKDCAVMAVVKAQAYGHGGWQVARYLNKLGVDHFAVATIDEGIELRKKGVKGEILVLGYTDEHRIRQIARFKLTQTVVDDEYAKKLNGYNVKIPVHIKIDTGMGRLGESWEHTEKIASMYRYKHLQVGGTFTHLSVADSLEASDIAYTKNQIACFQNVIDQLKEKGINPQKLHVQSSYGVLNYGELQYDYARMGIALYGMLSKQGDKVKTSVDLRPVLSLKARVVQVKQVEKGASVGYGRAHTAQKDSTIAIVSIGYADGLPRMLSQADATCLIRGKRRPIIGFVCMDQLIVDITDMEEVRRGDVVTFIGRDLEEGITAEEMAQQCKTITNELVSRVGERVKRVYHD encoded by the coding sequence ATGAACGCGGGTAGTGAAAAGCAGTATGGCGGGCTGGATCGATTCCGAATCATGGCAGCGATTCTTGTTATCGCCATTCATACTTCTCCACTGCTATCCACAAGCGAATGGGCTGATTTTACACTGACACGGATAATAGCCAGGGTGGCAGTTCCATTTTTCTTTATGTGCACAGGATTTTTCTTCATGCAAAAGCTTGGTACAGATCACAGCAGAAATGCGTATTTGCTGAAGCAGTTTTTATGGAAAGTAGGAAAGCTATATTTGCTTTCGATCCTTCTCTATCTTCCGGTGAATGTGTACGCAGGGTATTTTACGGAACAATTGACCGTGTTTTCGGTGGTAAAAGACCTCCTTTTTAACGGGACCCTGTATCATCTGTGGTATTTCCCTGCCATCATGCTTGGGGTGTGTATCAGTACTTTTTTGTATACCAGACTATCCGCATGGAAAACGTTTTGGGTGACCATGCTGCTGTATGTCATCGGGTTATTGGGAGACAGCTACTTTGGATTTGCACAGATGAATCCGTATGTGGATAGCATCTATCAATCGATGTTTACCTTGTTTGATTACACGCGGAACGGTATATTTTTTGCCCCGGTTTTTGTAGTCATGGGAGGGATGATTGCCAATAATCGCAGACGGAAAAAGAAAAAAGTCGCACCGTATGCCATCGGACTTGGATTGTTCGGAAGCATGCTGGTCATGGAAGGCTTGCTCTTGCACGCTTATCAGCTCCAACGCCATGACAGTATGTATATTTTTTTGATACCGTGCATGTATTTTCTTTTTCAACTTCTGCTGTTTTGGAAAGGCAGAAATCGTCCAACATTACGGAAGCTGAGTTTGTATGTCTATGTCCTGCATCCCTTGTGTATTGTGCTCATTCGCGGAGCGGCCAAAGTAACGGGACTGACACAGCTGCTTGTTGAAAACAGCTTGGTTCATTTTACGCTGGTCACGGTGCTGTCGTTTGTTCTTTCTGTGCTGTCGATGAAGGTGATCCAGCGATTTCGAGGTGGGAAACCGGATCAAAGCGAGCGAGCATGGGCTGACATCCATCTCCCGCATCTCCAACATAATCTCAGGGAAATCCAGCGAGTTCTCCCCAAGGATTGTGCGGTGATGGCAGTCGTGAAGGCGCAGGCATACGGTCACGGCGGATGGCAAGTCGCGAGGTATTTAAACAAGCTCGGGGTGGATCACTTCGCTGTTGCCACAATCGATGAAGGAATCGAGCTCCGGAAGAAGGGCGTAAAAGGGGAGATTCTCGTGCTTGGCTATACCGATGAGCATCGTATACGCCAAATCGCCCGTTTCAAACTGACGCAAACCGTAGTAGATGATGAATATGCCAAAAAACTGAATGGCTACAACGTGAAAATCCCTGTTCATATCAAGATCGACACGGGGATGGGGAGACTCGGGGAATCTTGGGAACACACGGAAAAAATCGCGTCCATGTATCGATATAAGCATTTGCAGGTAGGCGGTACCTTTACGCATCTGAGTGTGGCTGACAGTTTGGAAGCTTCGGATATCGCATACACGAAAAATCAAATCGCCTGTTTCCAAAACGTAATCGATCAGCTGAAAGAAAAGGGGATCAATCCACAGAAGCTGCACGTCCAAAGCAGTTACGGCGTGCTGAATTACGGGGAGCTGCAATACGATTATGCTCGAATGGGGATCGCTCTCTACGGGATGTTGAGCAAGCAGGGAGATAAGGTAAAAACAAGCGTCGACCTACGACCTGTGCTATCACTAAAAGCCAGAGTTGTGCAGGTGAAACAGGTGGAAAAAGGAGCCTCCGTGGGCTATGGACGCGCCCACACAGCGCAGAAAGACAGCACGATTGCCATCGTATCTATCGGATATGCAGATGGGCTTCCTCGCATGCTGTCTCAAGCGGACGCTACCTGCTTGATCAGGGGAAAAAGGCGACCGATTATTGGCTTTGTCTGCATGGATCAACTTATTGTAGATATTACAGATATGGAAGAGGTGCGAAGAGGAGATGTTGTGACCTTTATCGGCAGAGATCTAGAAGAGGGTATCACTGCCGAGGAAATGGCCCAACAGTGTAAAACCATTACGAACGAGCTGGTAAGCCGTGTGGGAGAACGGGTTAAAAGAGTCTATCATGATTGA
- a CDS encoding M15 family metallopeptidase translates to MTQLHVSTISLNSENLHHGHLILVNRQYPIRWQTNDSILLNRMRLIDGTHNNMMLENTASKMLAKLLKACKAQQTIVPVSGFRSKAEQKDIYDQSLLENGQEFTSKFVARPNESEHQTGLAIDVGEKKEEIDFICPSFPDHGVCRLFRQRASQFGFIKRYDKDKEQLTGISDEPWHFRYVGYPHAVLMEKLQLCLEEYIEYVKNYEFHQEHLLVDEESIEIYYVKATDTVTHIPVVAGESYEISGNNVDGFIITVFHQEARNERG, encoded by the coding sequence ATGACACAACTTCACGTCTCTACGATTTCTTTAAACAGCGAAAATCTGCATCACGGCCATCTGATTTTGGTGAATCGCCAGTACCCGATCCGCTGGCAAACAAATGACAGCATCCTACTAAACCGCATGCGGCTGATTGATGGAACACACAACAATATGATGCTGGAAAACACGGCTTCGAAGATGCTTGCCAAGCTGCTGAAAGCCTGCAAAGCACAGCAGACAATCGTGCCAGTCAGCGGCTTTCGCAGCAAGGCGGAACAAAAGGATATTTACGATCAATCCTTGCTCGAAAATGGACAGGAGTTTACCAGTAAATTTGTCGCACGTCCGAATGAAAGTGAGCATCAGACCGGGCTTGCGATTGATGTAGGGGAAAAGAAGGAAGAGATCGATTTTATATGCCCTTCTTTTCCCGATCATGGCGTATGCCGATTGTTTCGCCAACGTGCCAGTCAATTTGGGTTTATCAAACGCTACGACAAAGACAAGGAACAGCTGACGGGGATTTCGGATGAGCCTTGGCATTTTCGGTATGTGGGCTATCCGCATGCTGTTTTAATGGAAAAGCTCCAGCTCTGTTTGGAAGAGTATATCGAGTACGTGAAAAACTATGAATTCCATCAGGAACATTTGCTAGTGGATGAGGAGAGTATTGAAATCTACTATGTAAAAGCTACCGATACTGTTACGCACATCCCGGTTGTGGCCGGTGAGAGCTACGAAATATCGGGCAACAACGTAGATGGATTTATCATTACGGTGTTTCATCAGGAGGCACGTAATGAACGCGGGTAG
- the vanG gene encoding D-alanine--D-serine ligase VanG — protein MKKLTVAILFGGCSSEYEVSLKSTSSVLESLCLEKYEVILLGITREGQWLRYTGNIESIRNDSWHQSEKCVPAFLSPCRQMRGIVTQENGAMTITKVDVVFPILHGKNGEDGTVQGLLELAGIPFVGCHTLSSAICMDKDIAHTLAESSGIKTPRSVTFYQNTALATVESATEELGFPLYVKPAKAGSSIGITKAYNTQELVFGIENALLHDDKVVIEENIVGFEVGCAVLGNREVLVGEVDEIELLQGFFNYTEKYSLETAHIHVPARIDEELAAKIKQTAIHLYQVLGCRGFARVDMFVTPDGDIVFNEVNTIPGFTSKSRYPSMLRVAGISYKELLDTLIMLALEEE, from the coding sequence ATGAAGAAATTGACTGTCGCGATTTTGTTTGGGGGATGTTCCTCGGAGTATGAAGTATCTCTTAAATCTACGAGTTCGGTGCTGGAAAGTTTGTGTCTGGAAAAGTACGAGGTGATTTTGCTAGGAATTACGAGGGAAGGGCAATGGCTGCGTTATACCGGCAACATCGAAAGCATTCGGAATGACAGTTGGCATCAAAGTGAGAAGTGTGTGCCTGCCTTTCTCTCTCCTTGCAGACAGATGCGGGGAATTGTTACACAGGAGAACGGTGCCATGACGATCACGAAGGTTGATGTGGTGTTCCCGATTTTGCATGGCAAAAACGGAGAGGATGGAACGGTGCAAGGGCTATTGGAGCTCGCTGGAATTCCTTTTGTCGGTTGTCACACGCTATCATCTGCGATTTGTATGGATAAGGATATCGCCCACACGTTGGCGGAAAGCTCCGGTATCAAAACGCCAAGATCCGTTACCTTTTATCAAAATACTGCTCTTGCAACGGTTGAATCTGCCACCGAAGAACTGGGATTCCCTTTGTATGTCAAACCTGCAAAGGCAGGGTCTTCGATTGGGATTACAAAAGCATACAACACGCAGGAATTAGTTTTCGGTATAGAAAACGCCCTTTTGCATGATGACAAAGTAGTCATCGAGGAAAACATCGTGGGATTTGAGGTAGGCTGTGCGGTACTAGGAAATCGTGAGGTCCTTGTGGGAGAAGTGGATGAGATCGAGTTGCTCCAAGGCTTTTTCAATTACACAGAAAAGTATTCATTGGAGACTGCCCACATCCATGTCCCGGCAAGAATTGACGAAGAACTCGCTGCAAAAATCAAGCAAACAGCCATCCATCTCTATCAGGTTTTAGGCTGCCGCGGTTTTGCTCGCGTGGATATGTTCGTCACTCCAGACGGAGACATTGTGTTTAACGAAGTGAATACAATCCCCGGCTTTACCTCGAAAAGCAGATATCCAAGCATGCTGCGTGTAGCGGGGATTTCCTATAAAGAGCTTCTTGATACGTTAATCATGCTAGCGTTGGAGGAGGAATAA
- a CDS encoding M15 family metallopeptidase, which yields MKKRVFWLVILSLFGYIVFQKITDGPPNVGGHIETVGEATGVEYQSIQITKDQINQGDLLLVNKDYPVHEAGVKNDVVRLSKHEELLQGYTLLDHRLEVSERVAKIFLEMVKAAQQDNVSHFILNSGYRSMEEQEKLYEEMGPAIAMPSGYSEHNVGSALDIGSTQMKMEHAPEGKWLEDHSWKYGFILRYPKDKVAITGTVFEPWHFRYVGLPHSAIMKESNFSLEEYLDYLKDKRSISVTNDGKIYEINYYPVDQEMTIKVPISSNYEISGDNIGGVIVTSYVN from the coding sequence ATGAAAAAGAGGGTTTTTTGGCTTGTCATTTTATCGCTGTTTGGATATATCGTTTTTCAAAAAATAACAGATGGACCACCTAATGTTGGCGGACATATCGAAACAGTGGGAGAGGCTACCGGTGTGGAGTACCAATCGATACAAATAACAAAAGATCAAATTAATCAGGGAGACCTTCTCTTGGTCAATAAAGACTATCCGGTTCATGAAGCAGGGGTAAAAAACGATGTGGTTCGGTTGTCTAAGCATGAAGAACTGTTACAAGGCTATACTTTGCTCGATCATAGACTCGAAGTGTCGGAGCGTGTAGCCAAAATATTCTTGGAGATGGTCAAAGCTGCGCAACAAGATAACGTGAGTCACTTTATCCTGAACAGCGGTTATCGAAGTATGGAAGAACAAGAGAAGCTGTATGAAGAAATGGGGCCAGCGATCGCGATGCCAAGCGGTTATAGCGAACACAATGTAGGTTCCGCGCTGGATATTGGATCGACGCAAATGAAAATGGAGCACGCCCCTGAAGGCAAGTGGCTGGAAGATCATTCTTGGAAATATGGTTTTATTTTGCGCTACCCGAAAGACAAGGTAGCCATTACTGGAACGGTATTTGAGCCTTGGCATTTCCGATATGTCGGCTTGCCGCATAGCGCGATCATGAAGGAGAGTAACTTTTCGCTGGAAGAATACTTGGACTATCTAAAAGACAAAAGAAGCATCTCCGTGACAAATGATGGGAAGATCTACGAAATTAACTACTACCCTGTCGATCAAGAGATGACGATCAAAGTACCGATTTCGAGCAACTATGAGATTTCGGGTGACAACATAGGCGGCGTGATTGTAACGAGCTACGTGAACTAA
- a CDS encoding helix-turn-helix transcriptional regulator, with the protein MNKTDRLLAIVLELQRKGTFRAEDLAATFETSVRTIYRDMQALSEAGVPIVGAPGQGYSLMEGYFLPPVSFSVEEAVALLIGADLVEQAFDQNFGNSARAVQRKVESILSADVGEQASRIRSTFRLISPRANNLREQEKAHAQLLHDAIINKRKVRFRYRRGTPGKGDDRETVRDVAPYGLVLVQSSWILLAHCDLRQDIRRFRLSRMSGLIVLEDRFILPDHFHFDDYKPPDDRSLEVQIVISAAIADRVKESGYFFIEEITEHLEGFLVRLRVRQIEEILSWVLGLGADAVVLTPESLRSRMREEAKKLFERY; encoded by the coding sequence ATGAATAAAACAGACCGTTTGTTGGCGATCGTTCTGGAGCTACAGCGAAAAGGAACGTTTCGCGCAGAAGATTTAGCCGCGACCTTCGAGACGAGCGTCCGGACGATTTATCGTGATATGCAAGCATTGAGTGAAGCAGGCGTCCCCATCGTTGGGGCACCAGGTCAGGGCTACTCGTTAATGGAAGGGTATTTTCTTCCACCCGTCAGCTTTTCGGTAGAAGAAGCCGTTGCACTCTTGATCGGAGCAGACTTGGTCGAGCAAGCATTTGACCAAAACTTTGGCAATAGCGCAAGAGCTGTACAGCGCAAAGTAGAATCGATCCTGTCAGCGGATGTAGGCGAACAAGCCAGCCGTATCCGTTCAACCTTTCGCCTCATAAGCCCCAGAGCAAACAATCTGCGCGAGCAGGAAAAAGCCCATGCGCAACTCCTCCACGATGCGATCATCAATAAGCGAAAGGTGCGGTTCCGCTATCGGAGAGGCACGCCTGGGAAGGGTGACGATCGTGAAACGGTGCGTGACGTTGCTCCATATGGACTGGTGCTGGTTCAGAGTTCTTGGATACTGCTCGCTCATTGCGACCTGCGACAGGATATTCGTCGATTCCGCCTGTCACGCATGAGCGGCCTGATCGTATTGGAAGACCGCTTTATCCTCCCTGACCATTTCCATTTTGATGATTACAAACCTCCCGACGATCGGTCTCTAGAGGTGCAGATCGTCATCAGCGCAGCTATCGCTGATCGAGTCAAAGAATCGGGCTATTTTTTTATAGAAGAAATTACGGAGCATCTAGAAGGCTTTCTCGTCAGATTGAGGGTCAGACAAATCGAAGAAATCTTGTCTTGGGTACTTGGGTTGGGAGCAGATGCGGTTGTTCTTACGCCTGAATCGTTGCGTAGCCGAATGCGCGAAGAAGCCAAAAAATTATTCGAACGCTACTGA